GTACGTACACTGAAGCTAAGCACGAGCCAAACGTGATATAACTAACGGAAATGAGGTCCTTAGACGGATTTAGGCACCTCGTTTTCGTAAGGAAATGGCCACTAAATGTCCTTCAGATTATTATCGACTTCGTGCAAATGGTAAATAAGTTTAGCTTCAGTATCGTCACTCTCTTTAATAAGGCGATAGTGAGAAAATTCCTTTTCGTTACACTCTCGGTAGCTATTAGAACCTACATGCTAACTATGATTATGGGGACGACAATTTCATGTTGGGTTTTAGTTGTTATGTCATGAGGCAGAATCTCTATAAATCTCCTTCCTCTGCGAACCTCTAGAGATCCTCTAGAAACATTCTTAATGTAAATGAGACGGGTGTAACCGTAAAAAGTTGAATTCAAGGTGCGCCGTTACTGCAGGAAATAAACCGCGACCTTTGACATGGAATTACTGCCGCAGAAGGTTTTTTTAGTTCCCAGATGGCAATACGGATTACTGTGTAAGCCGAGAAAAGGCCTGGAGAACTCCGAATTAAGTCTTCATTGTTCTTTCTCCAAATTTAGATGCGCCTGGTTTGAATACGGCGgcgaaaattaaatcattactGTTTTCTTGTTTATATGGTTGCCTATGAGGGTCTTTTTTACACAGCACTTCAGGCTATAAATGATTCAGACAACAGccgttttattaaattttatatcctTTATGAAATGTCTTAACAATTATTCTAAAATGGAGTTTTGTTTAAACTTTTGGGGCATTTAATCAGGTCGTAAAACCCTGAAACTTCGGACGATCATCCCTTAAAGAGCGCCCCCGTGTGGTTCTTCGCTCAAAGACACAAGAGGTGACGTCAACAGGGTTAAACAATTTTACACAGTGAGGGCAAATCTCGATTTCGCGGGTCAATATGAACGATCACATGAAAGAGTGCGGGAATAAAAATTGTGGTTTGACTCACTGCAAAAAGTTCAATTTGTCTGCATACTCTGCCCTTGAAACTACGGATGAATGACCATCAAAAAAGCacctttattaataatatattgatattatatattattagtacatataattattatttttacgcCATTTTTCCTCTATTGCCAGACTGTTATGTGACACTATTCACATACTCGTGCATAACAGTCATCCACGGATCGCACAATGGAAGCTTCGATAACAGCCATGAGAATACAAGAAGTACATCCGCAATTGCCAAAGGATGTTtgtggaaatttctggttttaAATCGCACTTTCTGGTCTAACAAGATGATGTATACGGGAATGGTAATAGTGATGTCGTTCGCATTGACACTGAGGAATGTAGAACGTgtaattttaaagtcaaaACGCAAAAATACCGTTGGCGGAGTACACGTTCAGCTAAGCATATTTAGCAGCAGGGTTGTTGGAATGATTCCACGATAAAACGTTTGAGTAGAATCGTATTCATGTCAGACATCAATCAGgcgattattaaatttttatggttgGCAGAAATCGAACACGAGCCTTCCATGACGCCATACGGTATGTTGAGGGAATTCGATACCGttaacaaattaaagaaatgcCAGGAAGGatgatataaataattatatgcCTTTCAAATATGTGTTTCACATAGGTTTGTAGGCCAAAACGTTTGATACTTGAATCTGATTATGACTAAACTCTGTATTTACATCGCCAAATTGAACAACAACCAATTACTTCTTGTAATACCCACTAAACTAATGCTTTCTCTATCTTTTTCAGGTGGCAATAATGCGGGGCCTAAGAACTTTAAGTGTGCTCTCAGTGACTTTGTCAATAGTGTGTGGTATGACCTTAGAAACAAACTCTACCAGGTACCTAGAAGCCCTTAGAATAGATAACGCGCATTCCAAAAACGTTGTAAATAGCACTTTTagcaataattataatttaaatgtaactAAACATTACGTGGTAAGTGGCACAAATACCTCATCATTAACTCCTCGCTCTAGTCCCGCACCCGTTGAGGGTAGCGCCACGGTCCAAGTCAGGAAAATTTCCAGGCCCAAGACTCCACCAAACCTTCGAACTACCCAAAAATCTAAATCAGTCACCCGAAAACctcaaaagcaaaaattcaagCTCTCAACTCTAGCCCCTCTGACCATCCATCTAACCAAACCCACCCCTAAAACGCCCCACTCAGGCTCGACTCTCAAATCCTACCCTGGCACCAGCACTACCGCGAGATCCACCACCACGTTGAAAACCAAACCTAAACCCACGCTAAAAAAGATCCTCATTAAGTGGAAGGATGAGACTGCCGATCTCAAGCAAGATTGGTATGAAGAGGGGGTGCCCTACCCTAATCCCAATCCTGAGGTCACCTCAAGCTCCCCCCCCTTTTCCATCAGCGAAGACTCCCAGATCCAGCCATCAAGCACTGAAGACAATTCCATTGATGCAATTGAGATCCTCTCGAACTCCCCTTCTGAGCCTCTGCAAGGGGTTCCCTCGATTCTCCCTCAAGACTCAGAAGCAAATTTAGAATCTGTAGTGGTCTCAGCAGATCCTACGAACCCCATCAGCACTTTTAACTTAGACATGCTTCCAGCCGCAGATTCCGTCGGAGACCCATGCCCTACAGTCCATATAGCAAGCGCAGTTTTATCACCTATGCAACGACAAGGCTGTTCTGATTTAAATCTAGTGATGAACACGCACTATCACCAGAATCAGGACACCAGGAATCCCTCTGGGATTAACACATATGATGCGGCAGCTGAGGATGGGATTGTGGATGCTGCTGTAGTCGAAGACCCAGGAATTGCAACTTACGCAGACCCAGGGGTTGAAACCCTCGCAAACCCAGCATCCTCAGTTGCCGCAGGAAGTCCTGGAGGTAGCGGAGGATCGGGGGGCGCTGGAGGCGATGGAGGGGGCCTTCCTGGAGGTTTCCAACTCCCGGATTTAAAAGCCATGTTCCAAGCCATCAGTTTATTGATGAGTGGCCTCGGGTGGCTCTTGCAGAGGCTCATGAATCCCTGGCTTTACATCATCCCCATCATTCTCTTCTTTAAGCTAGGATTCCTAGGCATTATCACCCTCTTCCCTTGGTGGATCCCGCTGGTGTTCCTCTATTTCAGTGTGCGTAGTGACGAACCCAAAAACACTGTAAGCCACGTTAATCACCATCACAAGCCAGTGGTGATTAAACATCAAAACGGGTGGTTTTGGGACCATTACACGAAAAGCTGGAGGGATGTCTATGATCCCCATAAACATAGGAGCGATGATGAGCTAGATGAGGAAGGTTTAGATGAGAGGATTAGGAGTTTTAGGGATGCTTTTGTGAATGAAGAGGATGAAGAGTTGCTTAAGAAGAGGTTTGAGGATAGGTGAGCGAGGAGCAGAATCGTGGCGGAAAAGCGTCTTGTAAGGTCACAATCCTCAATGTTTTAAATGAGGAGGATCTTGATGATATCTGCGGATCTCactccctctctctctctttctctctgtAGGCAGATCATTTTCCGGTTAATATCCTTCAGGACGCTATAAGGGCATGGGGTGggtaagaaattatttattgtaaatgtgATGTATAAATTAGATCGTAATTATCCTTAGAATATGTCCATTTTATGTGTTAAAAGTAAGTTACTTAAGCCTGCAAACTGCGAGATTTATTGTTGACTGTTGATCTCACCAGATAGCAGTAAGACTAAATTCACACGTATGGTTGGCAACCAGCAATACATCGTTAGCATATAAGATCATAtaactcaaatttaaaaaaatcatgagcTGTATCAAGTGTGCCCAAGGATCTCTCAATTCTGGCCAATTCTTGACTCTATTAGCTCTCAATTTGGGTCTTAAAACGTAATATAATTCGTTCTTAATCAtagataatttataataaacatttatgtATTGTTATACTATGGTTTCTCTCTTGACCTATTTAACTCCCATTACCCCCATTCAAACTCCAACGTACCAGCCAAGCACGCATTTCAAACACTAAACTCTGTCTTAATTTCAGATCAGTCCCCCCACCCATCAACATCACCATCGAAAATGTCCCCAGTCCGACCCTGGACTCAAACATATCAACCACAAACGTCCTGGACGTACGAACCCCTCCCCAAGTCCAAAGCCAAATCAAGGAGAAAATCTCCAGTAAATATTCCATTGAAACTTCCCATGCTGGAGTGGCTATACCTATTGAAGATGAGGTGGAGGAGATCACCAAGAAGATGAATTTTTACAAGTTGGAGAGACCCACAACAGCAAATGGGGGTTTGTCCACTTGGATTCTTCTAAGTGGGCAAAGCACCACCAAGAAGCCCATTCTGAAGCCTCTTATAATGAAGGACGAGAAGAGCAGTGAGACTTTGATTCTCAGTGAAAAGCCTGCTTTAAAACCGATATTTAAACGGAGATCAACCACTTTGAGACCGGCCACCACAAGCAGCAAAACCACCACTACAGTCCGGATTAACTCGTTTTCACCATCCTCCCCTACAAAACTCACCAAAATCAAAGCTTCACTGCTGCGCAACATCACCACCACCACCACTACCACTGCCGCCCCCATTATCACAGAACTGACAACCACCTATCAGGCGTCTGGGGCCCTTCCCATTGAGGCCAAAAATGGGGATCTAGACTTGCCCTCCACAAGTGAGAGTACCAAAAAAGCCAAGAAaacccagaagaaaaaaaagaacaagacCCGGAGACGCAAGCCGAGCAAATCCAGCAAAGAGGGCAATAACAAGCTCAAAGAGGAGGAAGACTCTCCAGGAACTCAGCTTTACAGCTACCTGCGCAGTGAAATTATTCCAGTCACAGTAGGAGTTAGTCTTGTAGGTCTGCTGGTCACGGCAGGATTGGCAAGTTACTACTTTCAGCCGTTCACAGCTCTAAGACGGAGTGATCCAATAGATCGCAAAGATACAGACGGAGGTTACTACTACCAAGATTCCTCTTACTCTAACGCGATGCCCGAGGAGGAGGCCATAGGGAAGGTCATTGCAGGGATGCCTGATAACGCCTTGCAGGATGGTGGGGTGGCTTACAAGCAGCCCACCTCCAGGAATACCTACCCTCAAAATGTTAGGTACAGACATGTGGATAGGCGGTCGCAGATTTACATGAACCCTTACGGGTCTGTTGAAGACGTTAAACTGCATGATAGGAGCGTTGCTACTACCCCCTATGAAGGGGACTATAAAGGGGTCAACGATAAGTTTGTAGTGGAGGTTACTCCTGCGATGGTACCAGAACACGGGCCTAGAAACATTAAAGGGGAAGAGGGACGGAAGTTTGTTGTGGGAAATATTCCTAAAGAGTTCTTCTCCTCCTCTGGTGCTTCTCCCAGGAACATTAGGGTGAAGAGAGGGGCCTTATTGCCAGACGATTCTGAGAATGAAATTCGAGATGAGGAGGAAGTTGTCATTATGCAAACCACCACGGAGAACGTTGAGGAAACCACCACAGAGCTGATCACCACAGACGAAACCCCCAAAGAGAGCACTCCATACAGTGTGATCAATCCCAGCGAGAGCACCAACActctttttcaacttttctcGGATTTGTTTAAACTTAAGGTTAAGTTAGGGCTAGAGCTAATCCAGAATATCACAAAGAGCGTATCAACGTACGTTTCAACAGTCCACACGAGGCTTGATCAGCATTATAGGAAAGCCACCAGGTGGAATCAATAGTATCTGCATGCTTAGTCTTAGAATTTAAGTGTAAGTAAGCAGTATTGGTTGGATAGGGCGAGTTTGTGCTTATTCTAGATCATTAATATCCATTGTAGAACTTTATCTGGAGGCTTAGAGTGGAAATTCccttaattagaaaattttataaattggcTCTTAAAATTCTAGCGCATTCATCAAGAATGCTCTTATAATTCCGGCGCATTCGCCAAGAATGCTCTTAGAATTCCGGCGCATTCGCCAAGAATGCTCTTAGAATTCCGGCGGATTCACCAAGAATAGTCGTCAGCAATACGCATTACCAAAATAAGAATATCTCAAGGATGGAAGAAACTATCAGCTTAAGTCTTCCACCAATCGATAGAGGATGAAAATTCGCATCTTCAGATCCATCATCTTAAGCATGCAAGGAAACTGTCTAGATCTAGAATAATCATGAACTATAATTTATGCTTAGGTTAGAATTCTGTGACTGTTTAGAAGGTAAATAACGAATAGGTAATTTACCCAGTGTTACGTTATCATTGCCTGCTAATATCAAAGCTCAAAAATAATTGGCGATGATAATTAAAACGCAAGGAATATTGGGTAAATGATGACGTcttatctatttaaataaaagtaagtTTTAAGACTGTGAGATTTGTTCGATTTCATCTATTTATGGGTTAAAAATCGtaagatataaataaatatttaaaaagtgcTTCATCATAATTATATTCGCGCTTTTATGCAGATGATCTTTTGAGGTTCTGTTAATCTCATACAGGTGGCAGTACatagaaaaatttccaaaggcTTCAAATTAGCATACAAGACTAGCAACCAACAATACACCGACAGTATTCAAATGCGCAGTCTGATGtcacaaatttaaagaaataatgagTGGTCAGTTATTTTGAACTCATTGAAATCTTCATTTGAGTTACATAAGGAAGAGATGTAAAGCGACTTATAAaggaataatttattgataattaacggCAAAAATATCTACATCAGTGGAATAAATtactataaaataaataagtgcGCTACTTTCCATTCATTGCAATGGGCACCATCATGGCCATGGTGGCAGGAATCATTCCTGcacctaaaaaaattctcCATAAATTGAAGCCGTAAAACCTGAATTACCCCATACCCACTGCGGCCATTACGGCCCCAGGATCCCCATACTGAGGAACAACACTATGACTAGACTCTTCATCATTAGTAACCTCGTGTTTATTGGGCTTCCTCTTCTTCCTTTTCCCCTTCAGCTTCAGTACATTTTGCTTCTTATCGAACTGTTGCTTTGCCTGTTCCACACTTTCAAATGTAGACTCGACTTGCAGCAAACCTCCGTGGGAGGTTGTCATGTTTACGTTGGAGCCCTTGAGGGGAGGTAGAACCGTGAGGCGCACTCctctgaaagaaaaaaatcattgattAAGAGAATGAGTAGACGCGCTTTGAGGGAGAAAAGTGATACCTTGAGGCCCTTAAAGTTTGAGTAGGCGAACTAGTTGCTCCATATGAAAGCGATCTGGCTCCATTTCTCGGAGGCTTATATCCTTTGGTGGTGGACAATAGCACCCATTCGCCTTCTCCATTGAAAGGATGCCCTTCGGAGTGGACCTCGATTTCTGAGCCTCGTCGGTTGAATGTCTCGTAGGGGTTAGATTGGGGGAAATTTGCAGGACGACCATCAGTAATGATGTCCTCGTAGGGGTGCTTACAGTCtttttctgaagaaaaaaagcTCAATTCAAGATTTGCTCCAATGGTATGCTTTAACTAGTATTACTGTTGTGATATGAGTAGGGCCTCTGTGTGCTACTGTCAGAGGGGAAATGAGTCTCCAAATGGATCTTATGTCCAAAGTATGCAGTGGGGCGTGGAGGGTATTTGCTAGGGTTCGGGGTCGGTCTGAGCCTGTCCCCTCCTTCATAGTAACTATCAAATCTATCTGAAGACTCGGTGGGCCTATGATACACGTAAGGGCTAGGTGGGGTTATGGATATTGGGCGATTAAATTCCAAATCATCTTCGTGCAAATAGGGCCTCTGGCTGCTTGCTTCAGGGACATCATACTCATCCCATGGCCTTTCTGAGGAGGGCTTGTACTTGCTTTGccactttgatattttggaTACTGACCATGGGACTGGATCCAAGCTCACCCATCTAAGAGAagagaattaaattatataaataccgaggaaataaagaaaatagtaAGACTTGCCCGTTCCTGTCATCAAAAGGGTGGTTGTGCCTTTGAAGGTCCATTAAAGTCCATTTATTCGCTTTGTCTTTGGCCCTTTCACGGAGGTTGGGATCGTGAGTCGTCTGGTCCTTGTTGTACTTTTTGGTGAAATTCTCCAGGAATTGAGTCAAAGAGATCTTCGAGTTTTCTTTGCGGTCGTTGCTGTTAAATTCCGCGTTCGAGTGAATGCTGCGGGGCGCGTTCTCGGACCTGCCAAACCAACATTGAATCGTCGACGTGGATTAACACGAACCACTTACCGCCCTCCTGCAAACTTCCCCCAAAACCCGCCATCGGCCAACTTCAAACTGTCACCCACACCATCCTCACCCTCTTCAGTCCTCACCACTACACTCAAGCAAAAAACCGTCAATAGCACCACTGCGTAGCTCATTTTGTCAAATCGTCTACCGGCCTCAGTAAAACTGGAGGGTTTACATTGAACTTGAAAGCACTTGAGCCAAAACGAAGCTGACGAAAGTTCGGTTTCTCGGTGAAATGGGCCTGAGCGGCATGAAGATGGTGACTATAAATGTGTATGGAGCCCCCTTCTTTGTTTAGTCCGGGCGCGCGGGTATAGGAAGTGGGCAGTAATTGGGACCAAAGAGAGTAAGGATTTTAAGAGGTGCTTCAATAGCAAAGGATTGTTGCTCTTATTTTGAGCTATTGGAGAGATTTTCAACAGGGTATTTTTTGCTAAGAGCGAAGGGTTTTTGGTGTGTGGCGAGGGAGTTCGGGTTGCATAAGGGGCGCATTCGCCATTACGTCAGGGAGGAAAATTAAACTGAATCATCCTGCTAATATTAGTCGAGCGACGAGCTGTTACCACATAAGTTCTCGTACTACATTCCCTGTTTAAATTCCTGCGCTGCAATTTCATACTCAACGGTGACAATATAAAAATCTCGCGATCCGGCCTTTGTCGGAGTAATAATTGTACCAGTTGATATCTCATGTTCTTTTTGGACCCATCACCGTTTGTTATGATTTCTTTGGTTCTCGTAGAAAGTTGGAAACGCCGCTCTTGACGTGAAACCAACAAAGAACATTTCGTAGAAAGGCTTTCTCCCCGAGGCAATTACGTTTCAATGCAAATTATGCCGGGCATGCAATTTGAAGATTGTTGTTATTATCCAACTTCAATTAGATGTAATACTTATCGACTCTCACTAGTCAGAATTGGCGCATGTAGGCTCGCAGTTGTTTGCTGAGTGTTGCTCTGGCCCAATTTTCCGATTATTATAGCGGGTATAGCACCTACTTAAGACGTTTAACCTACTGCGGGACGTGTTTGCTTAAAGACTTTCCATTTCGTGTAAAATGTCAAATGCTTATTACAGGCAAAATGTTCCTGtaacgaaaataattaaacttgaTCCGCTTCGAGCCATTCTGGGTCATTTTTTTACTGATCGCTTGACTGGCacacaaaagaaaaacatcatGGTCAAGATGGTAAATTTTACGGTGTAACCGCTGAATTTCTCGcagatttggtttatttttccGTCACTTTCCTTTCGATTTCTATGAACCGGTCGTTAGATATCGTCTAATTTTATGGTCAATGTGACGGCAGGCCTCAAATAAACTGCTCGTGAAAATAGGCGAAATGGCGGGATTTTCGTTCATTTTCCTAGGCTTTCACGGTTTTCATCAATTCACTTGAAGGagaaattttcatgtttgGCGGATTTTCGATTTTCGGATAACTAAGAAGGTTACAGGGGACGCTCAAAAAGTAGCAATTTTGTCTTTGAACACCCTGAATCTTAGGAATACCTCCCCCAATTTGATCCAAATAAATTGTGTCAAAAGACCATTCCTTgtaaaatcagtggcgtagcctGTTTGCCAGTCAAAAATCGTTTCGATATCGTATGAATCCGAAAATAACAATGTACAACTGAGTACATTGCcattcttgacaaaatggtgattGCACGTCTGCTCGTTTAGGGGTCAAGTACAATATCTCGAAAGGTACTTGAGAACCTTTTAATTCCTGTTctacaagaaaaattaaagggaGGTTCATAAAATTCCTTTCTTCGTGAAAGTTCAGCAATATTTGTTGTAATACTCCGAAATACGAGCGCCCAAAAGCGCTGACCATTTTCGGGAGCAGTTTAAGTCTACACGAACGATCGATGCTGTGAATTTCGCTTATTCAATTAACCCCGCACTAACAGAACCCATTAAACGTCATGTAGATAGTTCAGTGGATTAAGCAGCCTTTCTAGTAACTGTTAAGCACCAATCACAATTATAATTTCAACAGTTATAGCTGTATAAGAGAAGACACGCGGACAAGATAGACAAGGAGAGGCGGCCTGCTGGTCACCTCTGTTATTCCGCACTTCCTCAATATCAGCTGGATATTGTCCCCCAAATCGAAGTTTGACCGCTCCAGAGAACAAGCGACCCAGTGCCCACCTCTTCTCCGTGCAGAAATCGGGGTGCAAAATTCGCATAGATCATAACAGCACTTGTTAATTAACCGGACGCAAAACACACATTTTTGACTTGATTACGGCTCTAAGGTTTCTATATCAACTCTGACACGCCCTTTAACGCCGGGAGATCTGCCAAGGCATTGCCGAGCAATTCTGTAGATAAGCATCGATATCTGCGTTAAATCACGGTGGCAAAAAGGCCTAACTGTAACGTAATTGAAACTGGAAATTTTATAACATGAACCGTGAGAAAAATGACAAGATTTATCTCGATGCTTAAACCGAGGAAAGTAACGCAAATTGCGGCTGGTGACTTTGAGCTACAACATCCGCAAGCGATTTGCGTTAATTCCGATCGGGAAGGCATTTGCAAACGGTTCAATGTCGTCATTTGATTATACGGAAACACATCGTAATGGGAATGCTTAAAAGCATGTGAAACTGCCCGTGATGGTCGCTTGTTTGAATGTTTCAAGCTGTATTACAATGGAGAAATATATCAATAAGTACTTACTTGCTTCGTGATGCAAGAATTACATTGTACTTGATAATAATTATCTCTTATCAATAACGGAACACGTAGATACCCCTGGGTGAATCATCCACAACTCAGCTATTGCGCTCAGTTCCGTTGAAAGAACCATGGCGCTTGAAGGCTACACGATCAAAGACATAGAGAAAGTGATTACGGGCATTAATGGCAAGAAAGCAATTCAAGTCGATATCGCAAGATTGACGGCTCCCGGTGAAAACTACATTAGTTTGGTGTTTGGTGTAGACATCTTAGTAGAAGATGAAGAAGGAACGCGTGAGACCATTAAAGCTGTGGCCAAGCGCCTGCCTCTTGCAGACATGAAGGATGGCATGTCTGTCATGTCCATGAAGAATGAGATTAAGTTTTACTCTGACCTAGTACCCCTGCTCACCGAATTCGCCGCGAAATACGGAATCGCCACTGATTATTATCCGAGATATTTAGGCTCAAGGCTGAGCTTGGACTCTGAGAAAACTGAACCCGACTCAGAGTCAGTTTTACTAATAGAAAATTTGCTTCCTCAAGGTAAGAACTGATACTTTATCAGCTGATCATGACGAGTTTACTCTCTCTTCAGGCTATTTCAACGAAGACAGATTCACGGGCTTCGATTTGGCAGCAGCCAAGGCGATCCTAAAAGCTCTCGCGCAGTTCCATGGGATTCCCCTGGCGATCAAGTTCAAAAATCCAGAACTCTTTGAGGTGGTCAAGCAAATGCTTGATCGTTCCCCCTTTCCTGAGCCACCTGAAGACGGTCCTCATGAAGATGCAGGCCCTCCAGATAAGCTAATGTTCGAGAGCATACTTAAGATTCCTGCCTTCGAGCCATATGTGGGAAATATTCAGAAACTGCGGGAAAATTTGCCACCTGCGGAGGAGCGGTTTGGCCGAAAAGGAAAGGAGCCTTGGAACACACTAAGCCATAATGATTTCTGGATTAACAACATGTTGATCAAGGTTCCAGGAGAAGATTCATCAAAGCATATGGTTAAATTGCTCGATTTCCAAATGTGCTCTTATTCCCCGTACGCCAAAGATTTGGTCTTCTTTTTGCTGACCAGTGTACGCGACGATGTTCAGAGAAAACACTTTGATGATCTACTTAGGTTTCACTTTCAATCAAAACcgcagaaattttaataacacaaaaatattttaggtattATTACAAGGAATTGACCGCACTTCTGACGAAAATCGACGTTCCAGAGCTGAAGCTTTCTTATGAGGAATACATGGAGGAAATTAAGTTAGTGGCAACAAAGTTCGAGATTTCTCACTCACTTTTCTTTTgcaatataatttttgctgCTAAAGAGAGCCTGAAGGATCACTTGACTGGGGAGGTGGACGTGTTTGACCAAATTAACTCCATGATGAGCAATTTGGGGGAAAGGCAGATAGAAAAAATCGAGCTTGTTCTGAAATTGTGCGTCGAGAAGGGATGGATGTAAGAAAGTAAAGTGtaacgaaaaaatttaataatcaaaattgtcatttaattttaatagttattgaaaaagTGCTTTTTCTTCGTGTAATGCTGTTTGGTCGTTTTTCTCAGTA
The sequence above is drawn from the Euwallacea similis isolate ESF13 chromosome 22, ESF131.1, whole genome shotgun sequence genome and encodes:
- the LOC136416110 gene encoding uncharacterized protein, which produces MRGLRTLSVLSVTLSIVCGMTLETNSTRSVPPPINITIENVPSPTLDSNISTTNVLDVRTPPQVQSQIKEKISSKYSIETSHAGVAIPIEDEVEEITKKMNFYKLERPTTANGGLSTWILLSGQSTTKKPILKPLIMKDEKSSETLILSEKPALKPIFKRRSTTLRPATTSSKTTTTVRINSFSPSSPTKLTKIKASLLRNITTTTTTTAAPIITELTTTYQASGALPIEAKNGDLDLPSTSESTKKAKKTQKKKKNKTRRRKPSKSSKEGNNKLKEEEDSPGTQLYSYLRSEIIPVTVGVSLVGLLVTAGLASYYFQPFTALRRSDPIDRKDTDGGYYYQDSSYSNAMPEEEAIGKVIAGMPDNALQDGGVAYKQPTSRNTYPQNVRYRHVDRRSQIYMNPYGSVEDVKLHDRSVATTPYEGDYKGVNDKFVVEVTPAMVPEHGPRNIKGEEGRKFVVGNIPKEFFSSSGASPRNIRVKRGALLPDDSENEIRDEEEVVIMQTTTENVEETTTELITTDETPKESTPYSVINPSESTNTLFQLFSDLFKLKVKLGLELIQNITKSVSTYVSTVHTRLDQHYRKATRWNQ
- the LOC136416180 gene encoding uncharacterized protein, translated to MSYAVVLLTVFCLSVVVRTEEGEDGVGDSLKLADGGFWGKFAGGRSENAPRSIHSNAEFNSNDRKENSKISLTQFLENFTKKYNKDQTTHDPNLRERAKDKANKWTLMDLQRHNHPFDDRNGWVSLDPVPWSVSKISKWQSKYKPSSERPWDEYDVPEASSQRPYLHEDDLEFNRPISITPPSPYVYHRPTESSDRFDSYYEGGDRLRPTPNPSKYPPRPTAYFGHKIHLETHFPSDSSTQRPYSYHNKKDCKHPYEDIITDGRPANFPQSNPYETFNRRGSEIEVHSEGHPFNGEGEWVLLSTTKGYKPPRNGARSLSYGATSSPTQTLRASRGVRLTVLPPLKGSNVNMTTSHGGLLQVESTFESVEQAKQQFDKKQNVLKLKGKRKKRKPNKHEVTNDEESSHSVVPQYGDPGAVMAAVGAGMIPATMAMMVPIAMNGK